The genomic DNA CTGGTGGTAGTACTGCATTGCATGCTGCTGTTAGAAATGACAACAATAGTATTGAAGTGGTTAAGGTCCTAATTGATGCAGCTAGACGTTTGCCTTCTTCTGCTCCAGATAATGAAAATACTGATTCCATTCCAGTTACTTCTCTTCAATCTTCCATTGCTTCAGATAATGATAgaactgatgaagatgatgatgatgatggtgatgatgatgatgatgctAGCACCGGAGATAATACTGATCCCAATCGAGTTACTTCTTTTCAAGCTTCTTCTTCAGATAATGATAACACTGATGATAATCCAGTTAGTTCTGTTCAAGCTTTCCTCAGGCGAGTTGATGAAGATGGAAACACTGCCTTGCACATAGCAGTCATGCAACGTAACTTAGAAACGGCTAAACTATTAGTAGAGTCCGATCCAAGTTATGAGGGTACTCTGAACAAGAAGGGCGAAACACCGTTCTACATAGCTGTGGAAAAAGGTTATGCCGATACAGCTAAGATGATCGGTACAGCTTGCACAACTCCACATTTTTTGTATGGTCCTGGAGGTAATATGAGTGCTTTGCATGCTGTTATCAGATATCTTGACGAAGGTATGCAAAGCCTATCTAGGCATATTTAATTTGTACTCATAATGTCATCTATATTAATATGAGTGCTTTGCATGCTGTTATCTATATTAATCTGCAAAGCATCCTAACACTTATATATATTGGACTCATAATGTCATGTGATGCATTACAAcattttcatgcatttgtattCTTGCAGCAAACAACGAAGTTAAAGATGTGATTGAAATGATCATTGATCAAATAAAAAAGCACAACATTAATGCTAGTCTTgatgaaatattttatgaaactGACGAGGATGGATGCACTATCTTAGAAGTGGCGGTGGAGCTAAATAAAGTGGCAGTGGTTAATTTTATATTAGATTTACAACATCCCGCCTCAAAGAGAAAGGATGGTGCTTTTATTAGTCTCGTGCCTGTAATATATAAAGCCCAGGAGAAGGATTACAAGAATATTGTCCAGTTACTGACGGATAGGTACAACGACGGATCTAAGTTATCTAAAGATTTCAAAGATCAAGTCAGTTTGATTTCGGCTATTAGAAGTGGCAAAACAGGTATGAAACTTGTTTTTACTTAACATATTATTTGCATTTATTCATGTTTTGAACCATAATGGGATAACATGAGCTGGTCGGAGTTTTGGCCTGAATCGGATTAACTCCATTTTTTTAAACTGTTTTTGGATTAGAAATTTAAAGTCAAATCAATACTCCATATACAAATTTcagaaaatttatttatttagaactgaatattaatataagtttgattatatattaaattaattaataagtcGGGATTTCCAAATTTTATGGATATTTGGGCCCGATTTTCATATTTTCAGGGGAATGCGTCAAAGTGGTTATAATGGGAAATGATCATTTAGTACTTGTGACTAAATTTAGTTAATTTGCAATGCGACTGCACTTAATTTGTTTCCTTAGGCAGcaaatcaaatttaaaataaaatttcaaagtgAAATTTCAAAAATTTGGGAAATGAATTGTAACTGTTGTCGGTCATATTTACACTTACAAAATACGACCATACCtgttcataattttttttattgtgACCGGATTTTCCTTTTCGTCGGCATTCAAAGTGATCGGAGAGTTTCGGTCATGTTTATGTTAAAAACAACAAAAAACGTTCATTTTTGGTATAAAAGCGACCGGAATAATACAGTAATTTTTAGGTGTTTTATTCTAGTTCCCTAttgttaattaatttaaatatataatctTGTACTTAGCACCCGTTATCATCCAGTTATATAATAGTTTTAAAAGTACAATTATTTTTTCAGATGCCGTGTTTGACCTACTAGTAGATGGCCGTGGTGCCCAGCGTCTTGTGACCTTTGTTGACAAGCTTGGGTGGACAGCCCTTCATCATGCAGTATACCATGAATCTAACCCAATAATTAAACACATAGCAGATGCTCAAAAAGGGATTAAACCTAAATCAGGGTACCACAATAAGGTTCTTACACCGTTTCATGTAGCTGCCCAAAGAGGACGTACTTCTATTGTCGTACTTCTTATGCAATTATGGTCGTCTTCGTCTTCAACATACACTGCTGTTAACAAAAAAGGGCAAAATATATTACATTTAGCGGCATTGCAGAGCAAAACAGATATGATAGAAGGCATTTTAAAAAATTGTCCAGAAGAGCATAAGAAGGAGTTTGTGAACAAGCAGAATAACGATGGCAATACAACTATTCACCTGCTTATCCAACGTGGTTGCTTTGTTCCTGAACTTTTGAAATACGAAGGACTTGATACAAGTGTGCAAAACATGGAGAAATGGACTCCTTGGGACATGTTGTATTTCCGCGATCAAGTTATAAAGGACCAGGTATATGTTACAGgctaattaaatatttattttctttttataacaTATCAATTTTTTTCTATAACTATATTTCTCAACTGCGGTTAGCTTAGTTTGACCGAAAATaagaaaaattatatttaaatatgtatTATTATAGATTTCTTTGTCTACCGTGCATTTAGCGCCTTCAATTTTTACAATGATAACATGATGAGGCAAATATTCATTTTTTGGCTTTGCTCCTGGCCAGGCCAGTCCCTGAGATTCATAAAACTCTAAGCAAAAAATGAATTCATTTTTTCCGGTACCCCAATCATTAACATAAAGAGTTTGGCTTAAGTTCTGGCTCTGCTCTTCACTCTAACATGCTCATGCAGTTGAAATTTTGATGATGGATACAATAAGAAAGATTGAAATTAAATTatctagtatatatatatatacactattGTGTTTAAATACTTGAAATAAGTGAAATCATTATTCAATAATGAAAATAATTATATTAGACAATATCGAAATTAAGATTATTGTATCATGTGAAACTTAATAGAGATTTCATTATATACGTAGataatgtatttcttcaatttcagaTAATTCTAAAATTATCGTCCATCATTTATTTTATAGGTGAAAATCAAAGTGGCGCTTGACTATATCCAAATTGATCGTAAAAGAGATATTTTTTCAAGTTCAGTGTTGACAACTAGTCAACTAGAGAAAAAAGATGTGAATTTTAGGGAAGAAGCAAAAAAAATGACAGATGGAATGCTTGCACTGATGAAAGTAAATACTGGAGCTGTTACCAAGTGTTATGCCGATGCCATTGCAGGAGATCCTATATCTAGAGCTGCATTGGAGATGGAAGCCGATACGCCCAACGAAGCCGGAGAAACTATCCTTCACGTTGAATCAAAGAAGGGAGCTATAGAAAACATTCGGTTTATTTTGAGTGCGTTTGCAAACAAAAATCTTTTAGTCAGGCTGGATAATCGAAAACAAACTGCACTTTCCCTTGCAGCACATCATGGACACACTAAAGTGGTTGATGCTCTCCTTAGTACAGCCAAACGTAATTTAACTTCTTCCTCAGCAAATGATGATGCCCAAAATCCAGTTACTCCTTTTCAAACTTATATTCGGCAAGCTAATGTTCGAGAACAGAACACCGCATTACACTTGGCAGTCCTTAAAAATGACGTGGCTATTGTTAAGCTCTTAGTGAAGGCCGATCCAAATGATAAACATGTTCAGAACTGGCAAGGCAAAACTCCAATCTACATAGCTGCGGAGAAAGGGTTCAAAGAGATAGTAAAGGAGATTTGTGGGACTTGCACAGCTCTGTCTTTAGATGGTCCTGGTGGTAGGGCAACTGTTTTGCATGCTGTTATTCAGAATATCGGCCAAGGTATGCGTTGTtttctttcaaattcaattaTTGATTACATACAACAAATTTAGTCTAAATTAATTTTACTCCTAAGGCTTTTACGCAAATGACAACGGTGAGAATTAGTGATTCTATAGAATTTACACCTTCTAAccattattattttaaaaagttCACAATGGAGCGGCACCCCTTACTACTAATTAATTTCATGTTGTAAAATAATACAAATTTCTAATAACAATTAAAAtcataaattattaataaatttaaataaattctCTTGTGGCTCTCCCATGTATTATCACCTAATAAgtaaaagaaagtagatatttttaggaaatttgtCAAAAATATCCCAACTTTTCGATCTCTTtacaaaaatattataaaatatctAATGAGATTGTACATATTTACACGAAATTGCATATATGAGTTAGCAAAGATTACATTTCTGCTTACATTGCAccctatttttataaaaaaaaattggtaagggggtatttttgaaaaaaaaccCCATATTTTTTTGTCATACTCAGTAAAATAACTGAATATATCTATTTTACTTCACTTATAGTGAAAGAAGGAGCGAGCGACATTATTAGGACGATCATTCATGCAGCCAAACGTAGGAACAGTGCAGATTTCGAAGCTTTTTTTGGTCGTACAAACGAGTTGGGAATCACTGTCTTACAACTTGCTGTGGAGAATAATTGTGTGGAAGCTGTTAGACTGATAGTACAGGAAGATCCGGCCTATCAACATGGTCCTGAAATTAAAAGAAATGGTCTCATGCCTTTGATCTTCAAAGCCATCGATAATGAGTGTAGTGATGATATCATCAAATTACTTTCTCAAACATACGAAGCTGGAATAATCAACCCAGATCACAAAGAGGTGGTTCCTCTAATTCTTGCTATGAGAAGGCGTGATAAAGGTATGTGTATTTGTTCATAATATAAAATATGCATAATGCTTATTTATTCTAATGAGTATATTTATTGATGAGTACATGTTATATAATATAAGTTTACCATTTACTCTTATGTTCTTCGTCTTGATATAAATTTGATGCTTTATTctaattatattaattaaaatttatttccACAACTATGTACTATGAATCAAAGACCTTACACTTATGTAAATATATTGCAGACTCTGTATTACGTCTTTTGGAAGGTACCAAAAACCTTGTAACTTTTACAGAAGATAATGGCTGGACGCCACTCCACTACGCTGTCTATCACGAATTTGATTCAGTGCTTGGTGCCATAATAGGAGCACAAGAAGATGTTAAGCACCAATTTGTGTACGAAATACCAACGCCATTTCATGTAGCAGTCGAGCGTGGGTATACTTCTACACTGGTAAGACTTATGCAGTTATGGCCAGCTCCGTCTTCTTCTGCATCCAGAGTTGATAACCCTGCATCCGGAGTTGATAACTCTCCATATACAGTTGTTAATAAAGATGGacaaaatatactacatttggTTGCAGCTGATAATGGTAATATAAAAGCTGATAATAGAAAAGAGATGGTAGAAGGTATTTTGAAATATTGTCCAAAGTCGTGCAAGGACAAGATTTTGAAACAGCAAGATAGCAATGGCGATACACCTCTTCATGTACTTATCTCTAGTGGTTGTTTCATCCCCGAGCTCATAAAAGATGAAGAACTAGATACAGTGGCAAGAAACAAGAACAATTTTACTGCTTGGGAAATGTTGTATGTTAAAAATGATGTTGTGGCTGATCAGGTATGCACTTCATTTTTCTCTTTCACTGGATCATGGAAACTTGTTTCCTTTCTTTAACATAAATTTAATAAAGGACCGAAAGATCAGAACATCTAGAGTTGCTTGGTAAATAGTAAAAGGGTGACtgcaaaaaaaataaatattaacgATTTGTCATTACTCTACAGGTACTCATCAAAATTGC from Apium graveolens cultivar Ventura chromosome 5, ASM990537v1, whole genome shotgun sequence includes the following:
- the LOC141723618 gene encoding uncharacterized protein LOC141723618; translated protein: MDPLDALYDAAIAGDVDAVAKLGMEADILNDDEQTILHVESKNGNTERVRFIVREFASKNLLVKLDNQQETALMWAAYLGHTEVVEVLIDAARNLPPSSPNENGVSSFQAFLRQGDKDSDTALHSAVFQGNLDIVKLLVEADPTDPHTQNDEGKTPMFIAVEKGYNEIVEIISTTCTAPSLDGPDSSILMRVKNLDQGESRGGTLYKIMDRDALYDAAISGDADVIAILEMKTDILNEYGETILHIESESGNTEHVRFILREFVNKNLLDKLNRFKQTALHLAVSNGHTDVVKVIIEAARQNFQGTSFQDFLRQGDQDNDTALHAAVMEGNIEIVKLLVQADPTDTHTQNDIGETPMYMAVEQGLNDIVEIISTTCTAPSLDGPDGSFVVRINTPDQVKSPGEALYKITDRDDLFDAAIAGDDDAIARLEMNTDTLSKYGETILHTESESGNTEHVRFILREFASKNLLAKLTIYKHTALHQAIYRGHTEVAEVIIQAARQNFSGTSFQDFLRQGDKDNDTALHAAVMEGNVAIVKLLVEADPHDTHIQNDEGKTPMYMAVEQGYNEIVEIISTICTAPSLDGPGGSTALHAAVRNDNNSIEVVKVLIDAARRLPSSAPDNENTDSIPVTSLQSSIASDNDRTDEDDDDDGDDDDDASTGDNTDPNRVTSFQASSSDNDNTDDNPVSSVQAFLRRVDEDGNTALHIAVMQRNLETAKLLVESDPSYEGTLNKKGETPFYIAVEKGYADTAKMIGTACTTPHFLYGPGGNMSALHAVIRYLDEANNEVKDVIEMIIDQIKKHNINASLDEIFYETDEDGCTILEVAVELNKVAVVNFILDLQHPASKRKDGAFISLVPVIYKAQEKDYKNIVQLLTDRYNDGSKLSKDFKDQVSLISAIRSGKTDAVFDLLVDGRGAQRLVTFVDKLGWTALHHAVYHESNPIIKHIADAQKGIKPKSGYHNKVLTPFHVAAQRGRTSIVVLLMQLWSSSSSTYTAVNKKGQNILHLAALQSKTDMIEGILKNCPEEHKKEFVNKQNNDGNTTIHLLIQRGCFVPELLKYEGLDTSVQNMEKWTPWDMLYFRDQVIKDQVKIKVALDYIQIDRKRDIFSSSVLTTSQLEKKDVNFREEAKKMTDGMLALMKVNTGAVTKCYADAIAGDPISRAALEMEADTPNEAGETILHVESKKGAIENIRFILSAFANKNLLVRLDNRKQTALSLAAHHGHTKVVDALLSTAKRNLTSSSANDDAQNPVTPFQTYIRQANVREQNTALHLAVLKNDVAIVKLLVKADPNDKHVQNWQGKTPIYIAAEKGFKEIVKEICGTCTALSLDGPGGRATVLHAVIQNIGQVKEGASDIIRTIIHAAKRRNSADFEAFFGRTNELGITVLQLAVENNCVEAVRLIVQEDPAYQHGPEIKRNGLMPLIFKAIDNECSDDIIKLLSQTYEAGIINPDHKEVVPLILAMRRRDKDSVLRLLEGTKNLVTFTEDNGWTPLHYAVYHEFDSVLGAIIGAQEDVKHQFVYEIPTPFHVAVERGYTSTLVRLMQLWPAPSSSASRVDNPASGVDNSPYTVVNKDGQNILHLVAADNGNIKADNRKEMVEGILKYCPKSCKDKILKQQDSNGDTPLHVLISSGCFIPELIKDEELDTVARNKNNFTAWEMLYVKNDVVADQVLIKIALDDITLGPKTRRNNIFSGSVRTRKNSIFSSSVPPSKRRIKDVLFDERKQKMMKENEPKMKEELERYRQGTNSQVVVSALITTITFTVGFTMPGGLHQSGEDNEGLTVLSKRAAFNTFMIFDSIALLLSACSLFIYFLESMSQNLGQLTKLHATTIVLNIVSVVMMMLVFMTGTYVVLSESLALAITVCVIGSLFFVFVVVQLLRVVNDYRLQKNKDHEHEA